From Musa acuminata AAA Group cultivar baxijiao chromosome BXJ3-8, Cavendish_Baxijiao_AAA, whole genome shotgun sequence, one genomic window encodes:
- the LOC103995505 gene encoding trihelix transcription factor GT-3b-like: MDLHRQRLNPYAQVNPPPESVERFPQWTHDETRELLAIRAQLDRSFTETKRNKPLWEATSSMLQQKGFFRTPDQCKSKWKNLVTRFKGIESAEGEIGKQFPFYEEMRRIFADRMERLLVFEKDKGKGVQVRVKEWEEEAEEEEEEEEEEGKAEESKKRRKVTRKKNHEEEVKDALREFMRRQLEMEARWVDAAEAREAERRAREEEWRRVMESLQEERMEMEKRWREREEERRAREEARAERRHALVMALLDKLAQKYL, translated from the exons ATGGATCTCCACCGTCAGCGCCTTAACCCTTACGCCCAAGTAAACCCTCCGCCAGAGAGCGTCGAGCGGTTCCCCCAGTGGACCCACGACGAGACCAGGGAGTTATTGGCCATCCGTGCCCAGCTCGACCGGAGCTTCACGGAGACCAAGCGCAACAAGCCCCTGTGGGAAGCCACCTCCTCCATGCTCCAGCAGAAGGGCTTCTTTCGGACCCCCGACCAGTGCAAGTCCAAGTGGAAGAACCTCGTCACCCGCTTCaag GGAATTGAGTCGGCGGAGGGAGAGATCGGTAAGCAGTTCCCTTTCTATGAGGAGATGAGGAGGATATTTGCGGACAGGATGGAGAGGCTGCTTGTGTTCGAGAAGGACAAGGGGAAGGGGGTGCAAGTCCGAGTCAAGGAGTGGGAGGaggaagcggaggaggaggaagaggaggaggaggaggaggggaaggcgGAGGAAagtaagaagaggaggaaggtgaCTAGGAAGAAGAACCACGAGGAGGAGGTGAAGGATGCCCTGAGGGAGTTCATGCGGCGGCAGTTGGAGATGGAGGCTCGGTGGGTTGATGCAGCCGAGGCGAGGGAGGCGGAGAGGCGAGCTAGGGAGGAGGAGTGGCGGAGGGTGATGGAGAGCTTGCAGGAGGAAAGGATGGAGATGGAGAAGCGGTGGAGGGAGCGGGAGGAGGAGCGGCGAGCCAGGGAGGAGGCCCGCGCGGAGAGGCGACACGCCCTCGTCATGGCGCTTCTCGATAAGCTGGCCCAGAAGTATCTCTAG
- the LOC135645090 gene encoding omega-3 fatty acid desaturase, chloroplastic-like, giving the protein MASWVLSSERCGFRPVPAAFSRPESRLRSPASLKPLRSGCNRGGGLDLCRPVGLGGRREWRLGVSAPARMAPFADEMKDGEGKGERVASGCDGEEEVFDPAMPPPFGLAEIRAAIPKHCWQKDPWRSMSYVVRDVVAVFGLAAAAAFLDNWIAWPLYWVAQGTMFWALFVLGHDCGHGSFSNNSKLNSVVGHLLHSSILVPYHGWRISHRTHHQNHGHAENDESWHPLSEKLYKSLDSLTQKLRFTMPYPLFAFPLYLWARSPGKTGTHFHPSSDLFLPNEKKDVITSTACWIAMVGVLAGLACLMGPLQVLKLYGIPYLIFVMWLDLVTYLHHHGHNEKLPWYRGKEWSYLRGGLTTVDRDYGWINYIHHDIGTHVIHHLFPQIPHYHLVEATEAAKPVLGKYYREPVKSGPLPLHIFGVLAKSLARNHYVSDTGDVVYYQSDDRLSDAPKTKSH; this is encoded by the exons ATGGCGAGTTGGGTCCTCTCTTCCGAACGCTGCGGCTTCAGGCCCGTCCCCGCCGCCTTCTCTCGCCCCGAATCCCGTCTCCGATCTCCCGCCAGTCTCAAGCCTTTGAGGAGTGGCTGCAACCGCGGTGGAGGACTCGATCTCTGCCGCCCCGTCGGGCTCGGCGGCCGGAGGGAATGGCGGCTCGGTGTCAGCGCGCCGGCGAGGATGGCGCCCTTCGCGGACGAGATGAAGGACGGGGAGGGGAAGGGAGAGAGGGTGGCGAGCGGGTGTGACGGGGAGGAAGAGGTTTTTGATCCTGCGATGCCGCCGCCGTTCGGACTGGCGGAGATCCGGGCCGCCATTCCGAAGCACTGCTGGCAGAAGGACCCATGGAGGTCGATGAGCTACGTGGTCCGGGACGTCGTCGCTGTGTTTGGGCTCGCCGCGGCTGCTGCGTTCCTCGATAACTGGATCGCGTGGCCTCTCTATTGGGTCGCGCAGGGGACCATGTTCTGGGCTCTCTTCGTTCTCGGCCATGACTG TGGACATGGGAGCTTTTCGAACAATTCGAAGCTGAACAGTGTTGTTGGTCATTTACTCCATTCCTCCATTCTTGTGCCGTACCATGGATG GAGGATTAGTCACAGGACACACCACCAGAACCATGGACACGCCGAGAATGACGAATCATGGCACCCG TTGTCTGAAAAGTTATATAAGAGTTTGGATTCTCTAACTCAGAAGCTTCGGTTCACGATGCCATATCCTCTGTTTGCTTTCCCCTTGTATCTG TGGGCAAGGAGTCCAGGAAAGACTGGTACACACTTCCATCCAAGCAGTGATCTGTTCCTTCCTAATGAAAAGAAGGATGTGATTACATCGACAGCTTGCTGGATTGCTATGGTGGGGGTGCTTGCAGGATTGGCTTGCCTAATGGGTCCTCTTCAGGTGCTCAAGCTTTATGGAATTCCATATTTG ATTTTTGTTATGTGGTTGGATCTTGtcacatacttgcatcaccatggACACAACGAGAAGCTTCCCTGGTATCGTGGAAAG GAATGGAGTTATCTTCGAGGAGGCTTGACGACAGTAGATAGAGACTACGGATGGATTAACTACATCCACCATGATATTGGTACTCATGTGATACATCACCTCTTCCCGCAGATACCACATTACCATCTAGTGGAAGCT ACCGAGGCAGCAAAACCAGTGCTTGGAAAATACTACAGGGAACCAGTCAAGTCTGGACCTCTGCCGCTTCATATATTTGGAGTTTTAGCAAAAAGTCTCGCACGCAATCATTACGTTTCTGATACCGGAGATGTCGTGTACTATCAGTCCGATGATAGATTGAGTGATGCTCCGAAAACCAAATCACATTGA
- the LOC103995422 gene encoding acyl-coenzyme A oxidase 4, peroxisomal encodes MASSNQDDHHTASMGSHSGLPPLNISVAFPQATPASVFPPSSSDYYQFDDLLNPEEQALRKRVQDVMEKEVAPIMAVYWEKAEFPFHVIPKLATLSIAGGTIKGYGCPGLSITASALATAEVARVDASCSTFILVHSSLAMLTIALCGSEAQKVKYLSSLAKFDTVACWALTEPDYGSDASSLRTTATKVSGGWVLDGQKRWIGNSTFADVLIVFARNTSTNQINGFIVKKGTPGLRVTKIENKIGLRIVQNGDIILNKVFVPDEDRLPGVNSFQDTSKVLAVSRVMVAWQPIGISMGVFDMCNRYLKERKQFGAPLAAFQINQEKLVRMLGNIQAMLLVGWRLCKLYESGKMTAGHASLGKAWTSLKARETVSLGRELLGGNGILADFLVAKAFCDLEPIFTYEGTYDINSMVTAREITGIASFKPAVLGRSSRL; translated from the exons ATGGCCTCTTCCAACCAAG ATGATCATCACACGGCTAGCATGGGTTCACATTCTGGACTGCCACCACTAAATATCTCAGTTGCGTTTCCTCAAGCAACACCAGCATCAGTCTTTCCCCCTTCAT CATCCGACTACTATCAATTCGATGATTTATTGAATCCTGAAGAGCAGGCTTTGCGGAAAAGAGTTCAAGATGTCATGGAAAAAGAAGTAGCTCCTATAATGGCAGTG TATTGGGAGAAGGCAGAATTTCCTTTTCATGTTATTCCAAAGCTTGCTACACTAAGTATTGCTGGAGGGACTATAAAG GGTTATGGGTGTCCAGGGCTATCTATTACTGCTAGTGCTCTCGCCACCGCAGAAGTTGCAAGAGTGGATGCTAGCTGCTCTACTTTTATTTTAGTTCATTCTTCCTTGGCAATGCTTACCATTG CACTCTGTGGATCAGAGGCACAAAAAGTGAAGTACTTGTCATCATTGGCCAAATTTGATACTGTTGCTTGCTGG GCATTAACTGAACCAGATTATGGAAGTGATGCCAGTTCATTGAGAACCACAGCTACGAAG GTTTCAGGAGGTTGGGTTCTGGATGGTCAAAAGCGATGGATAGGAAACAGTACGTTTGCTGATGTGTTGATTGTTTTTGCGAGGAACACTAGCACAAACCAAATAAATGG ATTTATTGTGAAGAAAGGTACTCCTGGATTGAGGGTCACAAAGATTGAAAACAAGATTGGCCTAAGGATTGTTCAAAATGGTGATATTATTTTGAACAAAGTTTTTGTTCCTGATGAAGACAGGTTGCCAGGTGTCAATTCATTTCAAGATACTAGCAAG GTTCTTGCTGTTTCGCGTGTTATGGTTGCATGGCAACCAATTGGCATATCAATGGGGGTATTTGACATGTGTAACCG GTACTTGAAAGAGAGAAAGCAGTTTGGAGCCCCGTTGGCAGCATTTCAGATTAACCAAGAAAAGCTTGTCCGTATGCTTGGTAACATTCAAGCCATGCTTCTTGTTGGATGGCGCTTATGCAAGTTGTATGAATCTGGGAAGATGACCGCAGGACATGCTAGTTTGGGAAAG GCATGGACCTCTTTAAAGGCGAGGGAGACTGTTTCCCTTGGCCGAGAATTACTTGGCGGCAACGGTATCTTGGCTGATTTTCTAGTGGCAAAG GCATTCTGTGATTTGGAGCCAATTTTCACGTACGAAGGAACCTACGATATAAACAGCATGGTGACCGCAAGAGAAATCACCGGGATTGCAAGCTTTAAACCTGCTGTTTTGGGGCGGTCAAGCCGCCTCTGA